The Marinoscillum sp. 108 genome has a segment encoding these proteins:
- a CDS encoding DUF5723 family protein translates to MMRRFYVTFSLVVACALASSAQSSLSFYHLGNATFQNSYYNPALVPEGKVFVGLPVLSGIHLNFNNKFNYKDVIIQGEVQKEIDLNLYLKSLQKNNMVSMTTAFNLFHLGITTRGGSTLALYANERIEMDFLYPKSLMEFLIKGNSGSKGETVKIGKTRLSTTYFREFGLGYSTNISSDLSVGVRAKYLQGFLNGSTPGGFTADLTTNKEDYSISLDMRDATFRTSGMDIFQGNTGNLGTHLISNNNRGAAIDLGFNLNMGPDYTISGSIADIGFISWKEDIKNYTLADTTMTYSGIDLKDPGDLVQTIEDSLINKFKNRNSETDDPYTTIISPKAYLSWTYHAHNGGDVIATGGARYIQGQMKFLLGAGYRHSFGKFFVGTVNVTKLPQQFFNMGAALALKGGPAQMYLAVDQVVNYDLTKFQAIDVRFGINFIIGQKEPESMMEANKPKVKRTKAGTQSFLGQKVDVKGQEGIYTIINKQERRKKRDYEFEGDPIPKEKNRFKQRSPKERY, encoded by the coding sequence ATGATGAGGCGATTTTATGTTACTTTCTCCTTGGTAGTAGCCTGTGCCCTTGCCTCCAGCGCTCAGAGCAGTCTGTCCTTCTATCACCTTGGCAACGCTACCTTTCAGAACAGCTACTACAACCCGGCACTGGTTCCTGAGGGAAAGGTGTTCGTAGGACTTCCGGTACTTTCAGGTATTCATTTGAATTTCAATAATAAATTCAATTACAAGGATGTCATCATACAGGGAGAAGTTCAAAAGGAAATAGACCTGAACCTCTACCTTAAGAGTCTGCAGAAAAACAATATGGTGAGCATGACCACTGCCTTTAACCTCTTTCATCTTGGGATCACCACCAGAGGAGGGTCTACCCTGGCATTGTATGCCAATGAGCGAATAGAGATGGATTTTTTATACCCAAAATCTCTCATGGAATTCCTGATTAAAGGCAACTCCGGATCTAAAGGTGAAACCGTTAAAATAGGCAAGACGAGGTTATCCACAACCTATTTCAGGGAATTCGGATTGGGCTATTCCACCAATATTTCGAGTGACCTCTCAGTAGGCGTTCGGGCTAAATATCTTCAGGGTTTTCTCAATGGAAGCACCCCTGGAGGTTTCACAGCCGACCTTACTACTAACAAAGAAGACTACTCCATCAGTCTGGATATGCGCGATGCTACCTTCCGCACCAGTGGAATGGACATCTTTCAGGGGAATACCGGCAATTTGGGTACTCACCTCATCTCCAATAACAATCGCGGCGCAGCCATTGACCTGGGGTTCAACCTGAACATGGGGCCTGATTATACCATCTCAGGATCTATTGCAGATATTGGATTCATTTCGTGGAAAGAGGACATCAAGAATTATACCCTTGCCGATACCACTATGACTTACTCAGGCATCGACCTTAAAGATCCGGGGGATTTGGTGCAGACCATAGAGGACTCCCTCATCAATAAGTTTAAGAACCGGAATAGTGAAACCGACGACCCTTATACCACCATTATCAGCCCGAAAGCGTATTTGAGCTGGACTTATCATGCGCACAATGGGGGAGATGTGATCGCCACAGGGGGTGCAAGGTATATTCAGGGTCAGATGAAGTTTCTTTTAGGGGCGGGATACAGACATTCTTTCGGGAAATTTTTCGTAGGGACCGTCAATGTCACCAAGCTTCCGCAGCAGTTTTTCAACATGGGGGCGGCTCTGGCACTGAAAGGCGGACCCGCACAGATGTATCTGGCCGTAGATCAGGTGGTCAACTATGACCTCACAAAATTCCAGGCCATTGATGTGAGGTTTGGTATCAACTTCATCATTGGCCAAAAGGAGCCGGAGAGTATGATGGAAGCAAATAAACCAAAAGTCAAAAGGACAAAAGCAGGTACCCAGAGCTTCCTTGGCCAAAAAGTGGATGTAAAGGGTCAGGAGGGGATTTACACCATCATCAATAAGCAGGAAAGAAGGAAG